Sequence from the Paramisgurnus dabryanus chromosome 3, PD_genome_1.1, whole genome shotgun sequence genome:
TCAATCGCCTAAAACATACTTTGCAGCGCAGGCATGAATACCCCCATTTCGCCAAAATCCAAAGATGAGGGATTTGGATTCAAATATCGCGGACGACCCTTCTACGTTGTCATGCGACGAATTGGGGGGTACCCTCAACGTCAGCTTATGGACGTGAGGGGGAATGACCAACTGTGCGTGAtcgaaaataataaaatatcctACGTTAATTAAGgcatgttttaaacacacagcAAATACAGCCCtgtaaatatgtcattttattgtataccaaatatatctatataaaaaagagagagagaaaagtcgTGATACACCGATTCAGACAAGGGTTTCCGCTCCACGAAAATGTTTGGTCACCGCATCAATAGTAACCGTTTATGCGCCGCACGCTTGtgcaaaatgcacatttgcagcATAAAATCAATCGTCTAAAACCATATTGCGCAGGCAAACCGATAAACCCATTTCGTCAAAATTCAAAGATGAGGGGTTTGCATTCAAATCTATAGGACGACCCTCTACGTTTTCAAGCGACGAATAGGGGGTACCCTCAACGTCCGCTATGGACGTGAGGGGGTCATGACCAAACGGCAGTATGTGACGAATagggtgtgagactgtgttgcccatccccatacaaaacaacttctctgtctttgactgctcttacaagaacgtgggtctcctcggctgtaaactgctcctggcgtacgcctggtaaatccgtcataataatagcaacccgccatgaaacttgcgcacttgcgtttaaagggaatgttggatgacgttctgattggtttatttgacgttacgcccaaaccacacctatgaatattgaacctacttcagaccaaccccaaGAGTTATtgctcacgccgggaaaatagcaacagcgcccaagatccgcccacaaactcacttgcgcgttgcgcttcgcacttgcgtttcagatcgttaaaatagggcccatagttTATCTTGTCAAGCAgacataacttaaaatattgagtctcttaactctttcgccgccattgacgagatatctcgtcaatcaagagaaaacgcttccctgccaatgacgagtattttcggctttctgcaataccgctattatccaccaggtggcgccctttgcaacttttttaaactggaagtattgccctatggcaagcggctgcatgtccgtgtctgttttaaagatcgctctgaatgggatctctatgaaaagtccatcacaaaATTTAATGatctttttgctcaaaatgtggtgtttttgcagaaacctacccatattcaaaagctgattacaaaagaactattttttttttttttttgaaagcagagggtctgttctttcatttggtatattgtatgtttatatatttaaagaagaacattttctggaaggcattaaacttttgtgaaaatcatgaaaaacgctggcgctggctggcaacatttttaaaaaacgctggcggcaaaagagttaatatattattagatatgttttttttagatCAGATATTTATCAGATCTCATGAGAGATTACTACAGATGATGAGTGATGCagttgagtttttaaaaagtaaaggaaacaaataaaaaacaggaTATAGTTTCTCATTAAAAGATTGATCAGTAAAAGAGTAGATATGAAGCATAGAGCTTACATCATAAAAGGAGATTTGACCCTCCTCATAATCCACAAACACGCCGACTCTCTGAGGCTCCACACTCAAGGAAAGAGGAACAGATGGACCCCCACAAGCCTGATACCTCTTGTTTTTTAGACCCACAGTCCAGAATCCATTCTCAGGATTCAGATTGAGTCTCCCCTTCCTGTTAACAGATTCTCTGGCCACACCCACAAACCACCGATTTAACCCCTTCACCTTCACCTCATAGTAAAAACACCCTGAGGTGAATCCTTCCTTTCCAAGAACACAGGGACGTTCATCAAACttgttatttgacttttgatCTCCATCCTTCACTGTTCCTGATTGTTCTTCATATCTCATTTGTTTCCCATCATCAAACACAATGAGATGTCGATGAGCTGAATCAGGATCCAGAGTCACATTCACTGTTAAAATATTGAGATTTCTGCTTTACAGATACATTTTGtaataatgatgataataattttattagtttgtGTCTTTCTAAAACACATCACCACTTTACagagaaataaacaaacataaacacactgcatgaaaaatataaagaggATAACAAACAAATTCAATGTGTCAAAAAAGCACATACAGTCTCATCTAACAGCTGTAGATCTATAAACACTTTAATGATGTCATCAAACTTTAACTTACCTGCAAATTTTCTGAACAGTGATTTCactaaaaacagacagacagtaaaGAGTTAATGAAACTATGtcttataataaacaattgaATAGAGCGATTTAAAACAAACTCACAGCTTTTTACAATCTTCTTCTCTTTCAGTAAGAGCATGTCATGGTCTAAAGAAAGTTCAAGATGTAAAGACAAGAGACAAAATTAAATAACTCAACAGCTGGTCTAGGGTCAGTTCTTTGGACACATCATGAAGCAACAAAACACCAGCTGATTGTGCTTCCCAGGGGTTTCCTGCTTCTTCCCATGTGGATCTAGGACCTGACCTGTGACTCTCCTCCTTCCTAATTTATTTTTCCACTCTTCCTCGCTCCAGGCTCAGATCACTAAAAAACTGCTATACacatgaagagtttggttccaaaactcgataaacggcatttaaaaaaaatagttaccaccaaaatcagtattgtatcaggtcagtattaaaaagtaaattcttaattttacacaaaatccgatatctgtcgtgttattctgtcatcttttctcaatttttcccaaaacacgataaacgccagtcttccttctctgcagaatgcaataaatccgctcaatcaatcacagcgcaccattccacgcattgtaaacaataatggcagtgctttgaatacacacataaTCCTAGTTTTCTTCATCTAcgttgtacttcgtgatcaacaaacaaacaaatacaaaataaacttttgatcgCATTGATAAACCTTTGGTGGTTTTcggtggcggggaagaaacgtaaacCACTCGGGCAGTCGAACAAGGGAAAATGCCGACTgctgcttgttctcacacgaccgtatcaagcttctgtcatgctaacacattgacctcagatcttatgaaaaactttccattattttacttggacttaacgaaaatcgagcaagaccaaaacattttaaagctgatcgctgtcaaaaaagtttagtgatgacgtcccaaggatgacagcagcaatgacagtggtcactttcttggtatagaaaacacatttttaccaaaattattcaaaatgtatttattgcgttttggaacaaaaatctttatacagtatatataacaCCATGATGTTATAAGTTTTCATCTAGGTCATGGCACGATGGGCATAAAGGTCTGATTCCTGACTATACTAAAGTTTAGATAACTTATGACTTTAGACTCCCTGATGTTCAAaaatcgctttggataaattttatgtttattgtccccccaCTGTAAGAAAAAACTAACGGCCATGCAAATATGTCAAATTAAAATTAGAAACAGAGACTATTCTGTTAGAAGCACTAAGGGCccaatcacaccaaacacgTTTCAAATGCTTGGAAGCGCAAGGCTTGTCTGTCTTTTTTGATTGACCAGAAAAAGGAGCATTGCGGTGCGTTTTTTAAATTTTGAAGCATATTGAAggtcttttgctgttaactgtcattgGGGGGCAACATCCGATCTCTCTAATAAAGCCAAtatggaagtgacttaaactgcagtTCATCGATGGGTCGCTTGATGCTGGCTTCGCATtcacccccatgttaaaatggctaactttacagtagaaaataatacgTTTACagcaaaaagtgtttttggtctgtatagctaattgtgccctttatgacaactgtaaggggggtgaattttttttgtaattcttaaattatattaaaaagttctgcataataagggcgtggccacttgagtgacgtgTGAACAGTCACTGCTGTCACTACAGTtgagctaggcgggcgtggtttcagaaaccagccacctcagcgtCACCCACCTttcgcctctttacccattttcggttccCCGCAAGTGATGcgtggccaagatggcgactttactttaagcttcaaaaaagctctttacaaaggtgacgtcacagacactacgtccatat
This genomic interval carries:
- the LOC135733834 gene encoding butyrophilin subfamily 1 member A1-like, coding for MKFICVTLLIIREITGLRAAVGSPPFITVDGFDVSGGLHLQCESKGWYPEPELVWLDSKGVTLTSETTHKQRHTDGFRVKHMITVYNRHSKYYCRVTMGRQMLETEIILSSKMFNSWRILMALILVTVVLSVIAGIWIIVSVCKHRELQRKGKRLKSKEMELNNDHDMLLLKEKKIVKSLKSLFRKFAVNVTLDPDSAHRHLIVFDDGKQMRYEEQSGTVKDGDQKSNNKFDERPCVLGKEGFTSGCFYYEVKVKGLNRWFVGVARESVNRKGRLNLNPENGFWTVGLKNKRYQACGGPSVPLSLSVEPQRVGVFVDYEEGQISFYDVSSMLHIYSFTDQSFNEKLYPVFYLFPLLFKNSTASLIICSNLS